The following are encoded together in the Triticum dicoccoides isolate Atlit2015 ecotype Zavitan chromosome 6B, WEW_v2.0, whole genome shotgun sequence genome:
- the LOC119325872 gene encoding DNA-directed RNA polymerases IV and V subunit 4-like, protein MANRGGKGSYPPSNSGALNGRQMVLISDDSDSDSDDFFEEEAPPTHSKSNGKASSDSLKTGGKASSFSNGEGSKGGKAFSAGKGGKGSASNAKPAMSDAELKLQLDMSPNSILLTNCEAAEMLQKIQAHMAILSEDPKIKIPESFDKAFQYAKEGNHFTSAKLVKEILEPLKDYGVNDGEICMIANIGPETIEEVYALIPSLKATRSINEGKIAEALTALANIKASK, encoded by the exons ATGGCGAACAGGGGAGGGAAGGGGTCGTACCCCCCGTCCAACTCAG GAGCACTGAACGGAAGGCAGATGGTTCTGATTTCtgatgattctgattctgattctgatg ATTTTTTCGAAGAAGAGGCTCCCCCCACACACTCCAAGTCAAATGGGAAAGCTTCATCTGATAGCCTAAAAACTGGTGGAAAGGCTTCATCCTTTTCTAATG GAGAAGGTAGCAAAGGAGGGAAGGCATTTAGTGCTGGGAAGGGTGGGAAGGGCTCCGCATCAAATGCAAAGCCTGCAATGTCTGATGCAGAACTAAAGCTTCAGCTTG ATATGTCTCCAAATTCTATATTGTTAACGAACTGTGAAGCAGCAGAAATGTTGCAGAAAATTCAGGCACATATGGCTATCTTATCAGAGGATCCGAAGATAAAAATTCCTGA gtCGTTTGACAAGGCCTTTCAATATGCAAAAGAAGGAAATCACTTCACCTCTGCGAAGTTGGTGAAAGAAATCCTGGA ACCCCTTAAAGACTATGGTGTTAATGATGGCGAG ATATGCATGATAGCGAACATTGGGCCTGAGACCATTGAAGAGGTTTATGCACTCATACCGTCTCTCAAG GCCACTAGGTCGATCAATGAAGGCAAGATTGCGGAGGCCCTTACAGCCCTCGCTAACATAAAAGCCTCCAAGTGA